Below is a genomic region from Armatimonadia bacterium.
GCGACGCGGGATGCTTGCGGTCAGAGGCAGTCCCGGTCGCGATCAGGGCAAGGGGTGCCCCGTGGTTCAGTCTTCTGCGGCCAGGGGGCAGGTACCGTCGGGACCGTAGCGCCCCACTCGCACGAACTCCTCATAGCCCCAGTGCTGCCAGATCGGGTCGGCACCGATCGAGTGGTTGTCGGGATAGTCCTTGGCGATGAAGCCGCCGCCACGTGACCCGAGCTTGCGCACCATTTCTCGGGCCTTCGCCTTGAGGATCGCCTCGTCACCGCACTGCAGCGTGGTCTGGATGTCGATGGGGCACCAGAAGGTGACCCGCCCGGCGAACTGCTCCAGCCAGTCGAGACCGTGCAGCTCCGGCTGGTCAAACTGCAGCACGTCGATGCCCAGGTCCACCAGAATGGGGATGATGTCTCGGATGTAGCCGCAGGAGTGCATCCAGACCGTGATGCCCCTGCGGTGGGCACGGTCGATGAGGCGCTCGAAGGTCGGGCGGAACAGGTCGTCCCACATTCGCGGGCTGACGAGCAGTCGTTCCTGCGTGCCCCAGTCCTCGCAGAACATCACGCCCTGAACGCCTGCGTCGGCATAGAGGTCAACCTGGCGCAAAATGAGGTCGCTGACAAGGGTGTTCAGGCGGCGCACGTTCTCGGGCTCGGCTGCGCAGTCGAGGAGGTAGTTCTCCAGGCGCCGCAGGTAGCGAGCGGCGTTGAAGCAGCAGCCCGAGATCGACCCCAGGATGTAGCGGTCGGTGGTCTTCTCGCACACCTCGGCTGCCTTCTCATACCGGGCCGGGTCGTCGAAGGTCGGAAGCTTGTAGGTGTCCAGATCCTCCCAGGTCTTCAGCGGCGGCTCGATCACTTCGCCGCCCACGGTCCTGCCCTTGAGGCGGCGCCAAAGGCAGCCCCACTCGTCGTTGTAGCACTCGCCGCCCTGGTCGTCATCAAAGCGCAGGGGTTCGAAGCTCGGATCGGGCGACAGCCCCACACCGGCGGTA
It encodes:
- a CDS encoding uroporphyrinogen decarboxylase family protein — protein: MNGREVITRVLACDGPERIGLTYSAYDGTARIHDTAGVGLSPDPSFEPLRFDDDQGGECYNDEWGCLWRRLKGRTVGGEVIEPPLKTWEDLDTYKLPTFDDPARYEKAAEVCEKTTDRYILGSISGCCFNAARYLRRLENYLLDCAAEPENVRRLNTLVSDLILRQVDLYADAGVQGVMFCEDWGTQERLLVSPRMWDDLFRPTFERLIDRAHRRGITVWMHSCGYIRDIIPILVDLGIDVLQFDQPELHGLDWLEQFAGRVTFWCPIDIQTTLQCGDEAILKAKAREMVRKLGSRGGGFIAKDYPDNHSIGADPIWQHWGYEEFVRVGRYGPDGTCPLAAED